In Pseudoalteromonas tetraodonis, the genomic window CGGGTTATTTTTCTTTCTTTTACGATACGCAAAACGGCAATGTGTATTTAAAGGTTGATAAACTTGAACAACAATTTTTATTACAACACAGCTTACCTTATGGAGTAGGGTCTAACGATATTGGTTTAGATAGAGGCCAATTAGGCGGTACTTATTTGGTACAGTTTGAGCGCTTTGGCAATAAGGTTATGTTGCGCGCTGTAAATACTTACTACCGTGCAAACACAAGTAATCTAGCAGAGCAGCAAAGCGTTAAAGAAGCGTTTGCATCCAGTATTTTGGCGGGTTTTAAAGTTGTCGCGCAAGATGATAATGCTGCATTAATTGATTACACCCCCTATTTACTAAGCGATGTACATGGCGTAAGCCGTACTTTAGCTGCGCGCAAGCAAGGGCAGTTTAGCCTTGATGAGTCACGCAGTGCGGTATTTATGAATCGCTCAAAAGCATTTGTAAAAAATACTGAACTTGAAGCCATTCTCACCTTTAAAGGGTCTAAACCAGGTGAATATGTGCGCCAAGTGAGTGCTGATCCATACGCGCTAACCGTGCATATGCACCATTCATTAATCAAATTGCCTGATGACAATTACACGCCACGTAAATTCAGCCCGCAATCGGGTTATTGGAGTGTGGAGCATAAAAATTATGCAGCAGGGCTCGATGAGTCTATGTATGTGCGTTACATTCCACGCCATCGGTTAATAAAAAAAGATCCGAGTCTGGCTGTAAGTGAACCGGTCGAACCCATTGTGTATTACTTAGACCCTGGCGTACCTGAACCAGTAAAAACGGCTTTATTAGAAGGCGGGCAATGGTGGAATGATGCCTTTAATGCAGCAGGATATAAAAATGCATTTGAAGTTAAAGTGCTACCAGATAATGCTGATCCTATGGATGTGCGCTACAACGTTATTCAATGGGTGCATCGCGCAACTCGTGGTTGGTCTTATGGCAGTTCAATTATAGACCCACGTACAGGCGAAATTATTAAAGGCCATGTCACACTAGGATCGCTACGAGTACGCCAAGATATTTTAATTGCTGAATCACTGGCAGCGCCTTATTTAAAAGGCAATGAAGTGGCAAGCACTTTACATGCAATGGCACTTGATCGTATTCGTCAACTCAGTGCTCACGAAATTGGTCATACACTGGGTATTGCGCACAACTTTGCTGCGTCAGTAAATAATCGAGCTTCGGTGATGGATTATCCACATCCGTTATTGAGCTTTGCAGATAATGGTCAGTTAGACGTATCTCAAGGTTATGCTAAAGGTATGGGCGCATGGGATACCCAAGTGGTCAAATATGGCTACAGTGATTTTACCGGACAAGATGAAAGCGCAGCACTCGCTGCTATTTTACAGCAAAATAAAGCGCAAGGTTTGGCGTTTATTTCTGACAGTGATGCCCGTGCCAAAGGTGGGGCGCACCCTACAGCGCACCTTTGGGATAACGGCAGTAATCCAAGTGAAGAATTACTTAGAGTGCTTGATGTACGAAAGCAGGCGCTTGGGCAGTTTGGTATTAATAATATAAAAACTGGGGTTGCGCTATCGCAATTGGAAGAAAAGCTAGTACCACTTTATTTGTTCCACCGTTATCAAGTTGAAGCGGTTGCTAAGCTTATCGCGGGCGTTGATTATGACTATGAGATACGCAGTGATGCACCCGTTAAAGGCGCCCAAGTTGTAACTAAAGAGGCTCAACAACAAGCGGTTAATGCCATTTTAGTGACCCTAAAAGCAAGCAACTTAACGCTTCCAGAGTCGATACTTTCCTTAATCGTACCTAAAGCGTATGGCGAGTCTAAATCACGAGAAAGTATAGTGGGGCGTACCGGCTTAACTATGGATGCACTTGCATTACCTGAAGTCGCTGCGCAGCATAGCTTATCGCTATTACTTAATGCTCAACGATTAAATCGTTTAGCACAGCAACAAGCACGTGATAACCGCTTTTATGGCTTAGATGAGCTGCTTAAACAATTATATAAGCAGGTGTTTAATGTATCAGCGCCTGCCACTATGACAGGAAAAGTAACGCAACGAGTACAGTACTTAACGGCAAAAACTATGGCTGATCTTGTCGCTAGCCAAACACTAAGTCCAGAGGTGCAAGCGCAACTGCATTTTTACCTAAATAAACTAGCGGATGAGTTTAATCAACACTCTTTACTGAGCCATCCTGAAGTAGGTGACAGCGCATTTAAAGACTATTTAGCGGCGCAAATTAATCAGTTTTTAACAACAGGCCAGTGGCCTGATAACTTTAAAGCGTTACCCATACCACCAGGCTCACCTATTTAATAGTACAAGCCAGAGGATAAAGGCGCTGTATAAACGTTACGTTTCATGGTGCCTTGTTTTTAGGGTGTTACTTTTGCTTGCATAAAGTTGGTTTTTTGTTAATCTAGCCACCCCCTATTTTAGTCTTTTTGAGGTGTTTATGGCGTTTTTATCTCGTTCGATATTGGCGTTATCAATGGCACTTTTAAGCTGCAATGCAATCGCACAAAAGCAATGTGATGTTGAACTTCGTCATGGTTTAATTATTACCGATGATGTGATCCGTATTGTTGATAAAGGCCAAACTAGGGTGCAAATTAACAATAATAATCAACTGTTTATTCGAGGCTACTGGGTCGATTTAAGTACCGACGAAAGTAAAGTGCTAGAACAATTTAGCAATGGTATTCGTCAAACGGTTCCTGAGCTAGTCGATTTAGCGACTGATGGTGTAAACCTGGGACTCAGTGCTATTGAGCATGTTGTTGAGGGCATGTCAGATAAAGAACCCGAAGTACTAAAAACGCAATTACAATATGTAGAGCGTGCACTTATGGATAAGTTTAAGCGTGGCGACGACTTCTTTTTTATAGCCCCTCAATCGCTTTCCCAAATTGATGATTTTTTTACTAAAGAAATTAGCCAAAAAATACACTCTGCAGTACATGGCTCTTTGGGTGCTATTTTAATGTCGCTCGGGGATGCGTTTAAATCTCGAGAAGGCAATATAGAAGACCGCATGAACGACATGGGGCAACGCATGGATATCATTACCAAAGAAATCGATAAGTCGTTGCAGAAAAAAGCCCACCAATTAGAACTTAAAGCTTCTGAATACTGTGAATGCTTAAATTCTCTAGATATTACTGAGTCTCGTCTGCAAGCGATTGTACCCGGAATGACAGACTTTGATTTAGTACAAATTAAATCGTAAGAGCAGGTTTTAGACGCCAGGTTTCAGAAAGGGCTGCGGTCAGTTTGAAGCTGTTTTCCTAATACCTAAACAGCCTTACAGTTTTATCTCTGCGGCGGTTAGTGGGCGGTATTCACCTGCAGCCAGATCTTCACCTAACTTTATACCCGCAATTTGTTCACGATGTAATTCAACTACCTTGTTATCTACCGCTGCTAGCATACGTTTTACTTGGTGATACTTACCCTCAGAAATAGACAAGCGTAAACCATAATTCCCTAAGCGCTCAGCAATAGCCGGGCGAGTTAAATCTTTTTCATTGTGAAGCTGCACACCGTCGCGTAATTGCTGCAGTGCAGCATCGGTAATCGGCTCTTGAGTTTCAACCAAGTAGGTTTTAAATTTATTCTTTTTAGGCGAGGTAATTTTGTGTGACCAGTCGCCATCGTTAGTAATAAGCACTAGGCCTGTCGTGTCTATGTCTAAACGCCCAGCAACATGGAAATCGCTCAAATTTGGCTCATCGAGTAAGTCAAATACGGTTTTGTGTAACTCATCCGAATTAGCGCACACATAACCTACCGGCTTATTGAGCATAAAGTAGCGTTTACCTAAAAAAACTAATGGCTCGTCATAAAACAGCACGTCATCTTGTTGGCTAACTTGAAAGTCGAATGCAGTGATCACCTCACCATTTACGGTTGCCGCCTGACTTTTTATTGCCGCACGGGCTTTTGAGCGCGGTAATTCTGCTAAATGGCTAATAAATTTATCTAAACGGCAAGGAAATTTCATGTTGTTCACATTTTTAGTCGGCTACAATGGCCGCGAGTATAGCGGATAGTGAAATACCATGACAGAGCCCAGCACAGAAATTTTAAGCCTGTACCACCGCAAAGTTTCATCAGGAGAGCTTGTTTTTGATGCGGCGCAGCACCAAGCCGTGAGTGCGTTACAGTCTTTGAGTGAGCAATTAAATCAGCCAACAAGCTGGTGGCAAAAAGCACGGTTAATCAAAGGGGTATATTTATACGGTCCTGTTGGCCGAGGTAAATCTATGCTAATGGATTTATTTTATAAAAACTTACCCACAGAAAAAAAGCAGCGCCTGCATTTTCATCACTTTATTGAAAAAATTCATGCTCAATTGGCCAAGTTACAAGGGGATAAAAATCCGCTACAAATAATAGCTAAACAGTGGGCCAAAGAGATAAAGGTACTGTGCTTTGATGAGTTTTTTGTTAGTGATATTGGTGATGCCATGATCATGGCTCGGTTATTTAACGCTTTGTTTGAACAAGGCGTGGTACTAGTCGCAACCTCTAACGCAAAACCCGAGCAACTTTATTACAACGGTTTGCAACGCG contains:
- a CDS encoding zinc-dependent metalloprotease; translation: MQKISRLSYILFTVLLCMITQAHAAIKSIDEFTEKMNHFPGYFSFFYDTQNGNVYLKVDKLEQQFLLQHSLPYGVGSNDIGLDRGQLGGTYLVQFERFGNKVMLRAVNTYYRANTSNLAEQQSVKEAFASSILAGFKVVAQDDNAALIDYTPYLLSDVHGVSRTLAARKQGQFSLDESRSAVFMNRSKAFVKNTELEAILTFKGSKPGEYVRQVSADPYALTVHMHHSLIKLPDDNYTPRKFSPQSGYWSVEHKNYAAGLDESMYVRYIPRHRLIKKDPSLAVSEPVEPIVYYLDPGVPEPVKTALLEGGQWWNDAFNAAGYKNAFEVKVLPDNADPMDVRYNVIQWVHRATRGWSYGSSIIDPRTGEIIKGHVTLGSLRVRQDILIAESLAAPYLKGNEVASTLHAMALDRIRQLSAHEIGHTLGIAHNFAASVNNRASVMDYPHPLLSFADNGQLDVSQGYAKGMGAWDTQVVKYGYSDFTGQDESAALAAILQQNKAQGLAFISDSDARAKGGAHPTAHLWDNGSNPSEELLRVLDVRKQALGQFGINNIKTGVALSQLEEKLVPLYLFHRYQVEAVAKLIAGVDYDYEIRSDAPVKGAQVVTKEAQQQAVNAILVTLKASNLTLPESILSLIVPKAYGESKSRESIVGRTGLTMDALALPEVAAQHSLSLLLNAQRLNRLAQQQARDNRFYGLDELLKQLYKQVFNVSAPATMTGKVTQRVQYLTAKTMADLVASQTLSPEVQAQLHFYLNKLADEFNQHSLLSHPEVGDSAFKDYLAAQINQFLTTGQWPDNFKALPIPPGSPI
- the rsuA gene encoding 16S rRNA pseudouridine(516) synthase RsuA, whose protein sequence is MKFPCRLDKFISHLAELPRSKARAAIKSQAATVNGEVITAFDFQVSQQDDVLFYDEPLVFLGKRYFMLNKPVGYVCANSDELHKTVFDLLDEPNLSDFHVAGRLDIDTTGLVLITNDGDWSHKITSPKKNKFKTYLVETQEPITDAALQQLRDGVQLHNEKDLTRPAIAERLGNYGLRLSISEGKYHQVKRMLAAVDNKVVELHREQIAGIKLGEDLAAGEYRPLTAAEIKL
- a CDS encoding YggN family protein, which codes for MAFLSRSILALSMALLSCNAIAQKQCDVELRHGLIITDDVIRIVDKGQTRVQINNNNQLFIRGYWVDLSTDESKVLEQFSNGIRQTVPELVDLATDGVNLGLSAIEHVVEGMSDKEPEVLKTQLQYVERALMDKFKRGDDFFFIAPQSLSQIDDFFTKEISQKIHSAVHGSLGAILMSLGDAFKSREGNIEDRMNDMGQRMDIITKEIDKSLQKKAHQLELKASEYCECLNSLDITESRLQAIVPGMTDFDLVQIKS